One genomic window of Halogeometricum sp. S3BR5-2 includes the following:
- a CDS encoding nucleoside phosphorylase, whose translation MAKQPHLLVEEGDVEDVALIPGDPGRVDRIAAQCENVEEVAQNREYKVVNATYEGTPLTICSTGIGCPSAAIAVEELARVGVETFVRVGTIGALQEHVEIGDMIVATGAAKEEGTSKRYESEVIPAVPDYDVLTSLVDSAEANGEEVHVGPIVSDDAFYNESDDYVEAWNEAGLLAVEMEAATVFSLARRKGLRAGAICTVDGNLVKGTQKGADSEEELPEKAKDNVERAIALTLDAVTSLA comes from the coding sequence ATGGCCAAACAGCCCCACCTGCTCGTCGAGGAGGGCGACGTCGAGGACGTCGCGCTCATCCCCGGCGACCCGGGCCGCGTCGACCGCATCGCGGCGCAGTGCGAGAACGTCGAGGAGGTCGCGCAGAACCGCGAGTACAAGGTCGTCAACGCGACGTACGAGGGGACGCCCCTCACTATCTGCTCGACCGGTATCGGCTGTCCCTCCGCGGCCATCGCCGTCGAGGAACTCGCGCGCGTCGGCGTCGAGACGTTCGTCCGCGTCGGCACCATCGGCGCGCTTCAGGAGCACGTCGAGATAGGCGACATGATCGTCGCCACGGGCGCCGCGAAGGAGGAGGGCACCTCCAAGCGCTACGAGTCGGAGGTCATCCCCGCGGTGCCGGACTACGACGTACTGACGTCGCTCGTGGACTCCGCCGAGGCGAACGGCGAGGAAGTGCACGTCGGTCCCATCGTCTCCGACGACGCCTTCTACAACGAGTCCGACGACTACGTCGAGGCGTGGAACGAAGCGGGCCTCCTCGCCGTCGAGATGGAGGCGGCCACCGTGTTCTCGCTCGCCCGCCGCAAGGGCCTCCGCGCGGGCGCCATCTGCACCGTCGACGGCAACCTCGTGAAGGGCACCCAGAAGGGCGCCGACTCCGAGGAGGAACTCCCCGAGAAGGCGAAGGATAACGTCGAACGGGCCATCGCGCTCACGTTGGACGCGGTCACGTCCCTCGCGTAG
- a CDS encoding universal stress protein yields the protein MSRLRRYAAHLTARLGTLGARARRIERRELSEFRRWLENTSNLLHLSILLFVPLLIGFVTFLTGRLQTLSYLLFPPLASGTYTLFSDPEGRYSSPTKFVGSLSVGAVCGLAALWFTVTVYGQAQPAVPHAESAALAVFLTGVVTWVADLEAPSAFSTALLALVSSPGTPLSQTAGAVAYVVNIFLASVIIAGAFVVWRERLYERRARYLYETVRGDDHVLVPMRGEHAARTALFGARLAAAHDAGKVVLLGLVEESDRRLVEVEGNDIATSEGTNEELTDEADETVAELESCAADIRTRVGVPCEVVVAAGDSVPTTLDAARNANCDLVVTPYEEDRGLLSEYVRGIFRGPTDAVAFRSVGETRRWRRVLVLVSRPGDTAHAMIDFATRLAGRNGVVSVTTCISSEVERRRAESRLANFAETADGPIETRVSRADVQSFIAANAGSYDLLVLGSSRDRSAASRFVAPPTFERLHEVECDVAVFDRGDP from the coding sequence ATGTCTCGACTCCGCCGGTACGCGGCGCACCTCACGGCGCGTCTCGGTACGCTCGGCGCGCGCGCTCGGCGGATAGAGCGGCGGGAGCTCTCGGAGTTCCGCCGGTGGCTGGAGAACACCAGCAACCTGCTGCATCTCTCCATCCTGCTGTTCGTCCCGCTTCTCATCGGGTTCGTCACGTTCCTCACCGGTCGGCTCCAGACGCTGTCGTACCTGCTGTTCCCGCCGCTGGCGTCGGGGACCTACACGCTGTTCTCGGACCCCGAGGGGCGCTACTCCAGTCCGACGAAGTTCGTCGGGAGCCTCAGCGTCGGCGCGGTGTGCGGGCTCGCGGCGCTGTGGTTCACCGTGACGGTGTACGGGCAGGCGCAACCGGCCGTCCCGCACGCCGAGAGCGCCGCGTTGGCGGTGTTTCTCACCGGCGTCGTGACGTGGGTCGCGGACCTCGAAGCGCCGTCGGCGTTCTCGACGGCGCTCCTCGCCTTGGTCTCCAGTCCCGGCACGCCCCTCTCGCAGACGGCGGGCGCCGTCGCGTACGTCGTCAACATCTTCCTCGCGTCGGTCATCATCGCGGGCGCGTTCGTCGTCTGGCGCGAGCGACTGTACGAACGGCGCGCCCGCTACCTCTACGAGACGGTCCGCGGCGACGACCACGTGCTCGTCCCGATGCGCGGCGAGCACGCAGCCCGGACCGCCCTGTTCGGCGCGCGCCTCGCCGCCGCGCACGACGCCGGGAAGGTGGTGCTCCTCGGCCTCGTCGAGGAGTCCGACCGGCGACTCGTCGAGGTGGAGGGAAACGACATCGCGACGAGCGAGGGGACTAACGAGGAACTCACCGACGAGGCCGACGAGACGGTCGCGGAACTGGAGTCGTGCGCCGCCGACATCCGCACCCGCGTCGGCGTCCCCTGCGAGGTGGTCGTCGCCGCGGGCGACTCGGTGCCCACGACGCTGGACGCCGCCCGGAACGCCAACTGCGACCTCGTGGTGACGCCGTACGAGGAGGACCGCGGCCTGCTCTCCGAGTACGTGCGCGGCATCTTCCGCGGTCCGACCGACGCCGTGGCGTTCCGCTCGGTCGGCGAGACGCGCCGCTGGCGGCGCGTGCTCGTCCTCGTCTCCCGCCCCGGCGACACCGCCCACGCGATGATAGACTTCGCGACCCGGCTCGCCGGACGGAACGGCGTCGTCAGCGTCACCACCTGCATCTCCAGCGAGGTGGAGCGCCGGCGGGCGGAGTCGCGGCTGGCGAACTTCGCGGAGACGGCCGACGGCCCCATCGAGACGCGCGTCTCGCGGGCCGACGTGCAGTCGTTCATCGCCGCGAACGCCGGGTCGTACGACCTGTTGGTCCTCGGGTCCAGTCGGGACCGCTCGGCCGCCTCGCGGTTCGTCGCGCCGCCGACGTTCGAACGCCTCCACGAGGTGGAGTGCGACGTGGCCGTCTTCGACCGCGGCGACCCCTGA
- a CDS encoding NAD-binding protein, producing the protein MRIERDWVGARASMVLTLLVGVLSVATGIANIGVSPDVADFVLFGVTFPGYVQQVAAFTGTLTGFVLLVAAFGLRRRLRAAWYATMLLFPITAAQGALQSTQLSLPLIGLSAVAFAVVGLNFDAYDREVELTTTQMAALAAIAGAQAYGTVGTFALRDQHFPTVETLLDAFYFSLVTGSTVGYGDVTSPTAVGKLFTLSLILVTVSSFAAVLGVVFTPLIEARLSKALGRMTEEQLDLLENHVLVLGYGDLTEPILEELTAKADVLILTEDEERTRRLTERGYTVLTADPSDEDSQHRGRVESARAVVVATNNDAEDALGILTARQLNPDVTIVAAASQRENVNKLKRAGADTVISPATLGAHFLAESALGGEGVEELEQRLMSGDPSQAGEAVQEALDEEAAGESERAGEGGDGRGERSEGN; encoded by the coding sequence ATGAGGATCGAACGGGACTGGGTGGGCGCCCGCGCGTCGATGGTGCTGACGCTTCTCGTCGGCGTCCTCTCCGTCGCCACCGGCATCGCCAACATCGGCGTCAGCCCCGACGTGGCCGACTTCGTGCTGTTCGGCGTCACGTTCCCCGGCTACGTCCAGCAGGTGGCGGCGTTCACGGGCACGCTCACCGGATTCGTCCTCCTCGTCGCCGCGTTCGGTCTGCGGCGCCGCCTGCGCGCGGCGTGGTACGCGACGATGCTGCTGTTCCCTATCACCGCCGCGCAGGGGGCGCTCCAGTCGACGCAGTTGTCGCTCCCGCTCATCGGCCTCTCGGCGGTGGCGTTCGCCGTCGTCGGCCTGAACTTCGACGCGTACGACCGCGAGGTGGAACTGACGACGACGCAGATGGCGGCGTTGGCCGCCATCGCCGGCGCACAGGCGTACGGAACCGTGGGCACGTTCGCGCTCCGAGACCAGCACTTTCCGACCGTCGAAACGCTGTTAGACGCCTTCTACTTCTCGCTCGTGACCGGAAGCACCGTCGGATACGGCGACGTCACCTCCCCGACGGCCGTCGGAAAACTGTTCACGCTGTCGCTGATACTCGTCACCGTCTCCTCGTTCGCCGCCGTCCTCGGCGTCGTCTTCACGCCGCTCATCGAAGCGCGACTCTCCAAAGCACTCGGACGCATGACAGAAGAACAACTCGACCTCCTCGAAAACCACGTCCTCGTGCTCGGTTACGGGGACCTGACGGAACCGATACTCGAAGAACTCACCGCGAAGGCGGACGTCCTCATCCTCACCGAGGACGAGGAGCGCACCCGTCGGCTCACCGAACGGGGCTACACCGTCCTCACCGCAGACCCGAGCGACGAGGACTCCCAGCACCGCGGGCGCGTCGAGTCCGCGCGCGCCGTCGTCGTCGCCACGAACAACGACGCCGAGGACGCCCTCGGCATCCTGACGGCGCGGCAACTGAATCCCGACGTGACCATCGTCGCCGCCGCAAGCCAGCGCGAGAACGTGAACAAACTGAAGCGCGCGGGTGCGGACACCGTCATCAGCCCGGCGACGCTGGGCGCGCACTTCCTCGCGGAGTCGGCGCTCGGCGGCGAGGGCGTCGAGGAACTGGAGCAGCGGCTGATGAGCGGGGACCCCTCGCAGGCGGGCGAGGCGGTGCAGGAGGCGCTCGACGAGGAGGCGGCCGGGGAGAGCGAGAGAGCGGGAGAAGGAGGCGACGGGCGCGGCGAGCGCTCGGAGGGGAACTGA
- a CDS encoding cupin domain-containing protein: MTDSTDSTDSTDSTDSTDSAVRPVNLADAFDSFGETWSPRLAAELNGQAVKLAKMEDAFVWHSHPDADELFLVVEGSVTLELRDEADVTLAAGELAVVPRGVEHRPVSAGANVLLFEPAGTENTGDAEDGEMAADVRDL, translated from the coding sequence ATGACGGATTCGACCGATTCGACCGATTCGACCGATTCGACCGATTCGACCGATTCGGCGGTTCGCCCGGTGAACCTCGCGGACGCCTTCGACTCCTTCGGGGAGACGTGGTCGCCGCGTCTCGCCGCGGAACTGAACGGGCAGGCGGTGAAACTGGCGAAGATGGAGGACGCCTTCGTCTGGCACAGCCACCCCGACGCGGACGAACTGTTCCTCGTCGTCGAGGGGTCGGTGACGCTCGAACTCCGCGACGAGGCGGACGTGACGCTGGCGGCGGGCGAACTCGCCGTCGTCCCGCGCGGCGTCGAACACCGTCCCGTCTCGGCGGGCGCGAACGTCCTCCTCTTCGAACCCGCCGGGACCGAGAACACCGGCGACGCGGAGGACGGGGAGATGGCCGCCGACGTGCGCGACCTCTGA
- a CDS encoding potassium channel family protein: MASLPVELLYGLYLGALAGFVPALVSWALGFAFRYFTGITIPGLAVAGLGVAIAGLSGGILALADPEVTLSQNQVRLSVALIIVLMVTFYAHGLGDRMGANLPRKLSLRELTARTLSSDVVELVGGRGQVRVSVVGEVADVEGYHPLSASVREEIRGGEWTFPADVPLIELETRVEDRLRTEFDLAEVEVTLDERARASVAAAPGMSGLSKRLAPGERAVSTTALVPTGTARGDEVTVLAGGESFPATVLGVVDAGEKKSEDASPPAATDGGTDLRSDGGERIRDSRISSELRSDGGVDVVPTETVPTAAGGEARVTLAVRRQHASKVLSTDDAALLVRSRGVRSEFELVTLLRRAGKRFRRLSVREGGVLDGVTLGEATVRDRYDVVVLGVRHEGKWTIAPRGAQRVDAGDDLVVVGAYPDLAAFAEVVA; the protein is encoded by the coding sequence ATGGCATCCCTCCCCGTCGAACTGCTCTACGGTCTGTACCTCGGCGCCCTCGCCGGATTCGTCCCCGCGCTGGTGTCGTGGGCGCTCGGGTTCGCCTTCCGGTACTTCACGGGCATCACGATACCCGGACTGGCCGTCGCCGGCCTCGGCGTCGCCATCGCCGGACTGAGCGGCGGCATCCTCGCCCTCGCGGACCCCGAGGTCACGCTCTCGCAGAACCAAGTTCGGCTGTCCGTCGCGCTCATCATCGTCCTGATGGTGACGTTCTACGCGCACGGCCTCGGCGACAGGATGGGTGCGAACCTCCCGCGGAAGCTCTCGCTGCGCGAACTCACCGCCCGGACGCTCTCCTCGGACGTGGTCGAACTCGTCGGCGGGCGCGGACAGGTGCGCGTCAGCGTCGTCGGCGAGGTGGCCGACGTCGAGGGCTACCACCCCCTCTCCGCGTCGGTCCGCGAGGAGATTCGGGGCGGCGAGTGGACGTTCCCGGCGGACGTGCCGCTGATCGAACTGGAGACGCGCGTCGAGGACCGCCTCCGGACCGAGTTCGACCTCGCGGAGGTGGAGGTGACGCTGGACGAACGCGCGCGGGCGTCCGTCGCCGCCGCGCCCGGGATGAGCGGACTCTCGAAGCGCCTCGCTCCCGGCGAACGCGCCGTCTCCACCACCGCGCTGGTGCCGACGGGCACCGCCCGTGGCGACGAGGTGACGGTGCTCGCGGGCGGGGAGTCGTTCCCCGCGACGGTCCTCGGCGTCGTCGACGCCGGGGAGAAGAAGTCCGAGGACGCGTCGCCGCCCGCGGCGACGGACGGCGGGACGGACCTGCGGTCCGACGGGGGTGAGCGAATCCGCGATTCGCGAATCTCGTCGGAGCTCCGCTCCGACGGGGGGGTCGACGTCGTTCCCACGGAGACGGTGCCCACGGCCGCCGGCGGCGAGGCGCGCGTGACGCTCGCGGTTCGGCGCCAGCACGCCTCGAAGGTGCTCTCGACGGACGACGCGGCGCTGCTCGTCCGGTCGCGCGGCGTCCGCAGCGAGTTCGAGTTGGTGACGCTGCTCCGGCGGGCGGGCAAGCGGTTCCGGCGGCTCTCGGTCCGCGAGGGCGGCGTCCTCGACGGCGTGACGCTCGGAGAGGCGACCGTCCGCGACCGGTACGACGTCGTCGTCCTCGGCGTCCGTCACGAGGGGAAGTGGACCATCGCGCCGCGCGGCGCGCAGCGAGTGGACGCCGGCGACGACCTGGTTGTCGTCGGCGCCTACCCCGACCTCGCGGCGTTCGCCGAGGTGGTGGCGTGA
- a CDS encoding cation:proton antiporter regulatory subunit: MTLPLQLDALVRSAAVLFDDVALIASLTVGAAAVAAAAALVYRWYTREPIPGWLASLFGGTPAAVYISGIGLLDTITDPTRAADVFEPSTMLLNSTVLVAAVAVSPVGRAVGDRVATDVFAFAGTSAVDAEVGRIVRTVGRVAAVELPEEPDDIGDIDGYDPVPRARKEAMAGKRLLFPRRLTDAELTDRLVTRIKEDYGIGHVDVELDEAGDVSFLALGRRVAGLGPTMPPGVAAVAVRADPGAGASAGDAVQLWRTDGEGDPERVVGAELRATADDVATVILDESDAERLDREEEYRILTLPSDPGAEHEFTSLLRSADETMERVTVEPGSDLVGATLGNLDATVVAVRAGSEAVDAIPARARELAAGDELFIVARPETVRRISRFAAAPEADDAEETPASTAPDSADDD; the protein is encoded by the coding sequence GTGACCCTTCCGCTCCAACTCGACGCCCTGGTCCGGTCCGCCGCCGTCCTGTTCGACGACGTGGCGCTCATCGCCAGCCTCACCGTGGGGGCTGCGGCCGTCGCCGCGGCGGCGGCGCTGGTCTACCGGTGGTACACCAGAGAGCCGATTCCGGGGTGGCTGGCCTCGCTCTTCGGCGGGACGCCCGCCGCCGTGTACATCAGCGGCATCGGCCTCCTCGACACGATAACGGACCCGACGCGGGCCGCCGACGTGTTCGAGCCCTCGACGATGCTCCTGAACTCGACGGTGCTCGTCGCCGCCGTCGCCGTCTCGCCCGTCGGCCGGGCCGTCGGGGACCGCGTCGCCACCGACGTGTTCGCCTTCGCCGGCACGAGCGCCGTCGACGCCGAGGTGGGTCGCATCGTCCGCACGGTGGGGCGCGTCGCGGCGGTCGAACTCCCCGAGGAGCCGGACGATATCGGCGACATCGACGGCTACGACCCCGTCCCCCGCGCCCGCAAGGAGGCGATGGCGGGCAAGCGACTCCTGTTCCCGCGGCGCCTCACCGACGCGGAACTCACGGACCGCCTCGTCACGCGCATCAAGGAGGACTACGGCATCGGCCACGTGGACGTGGAGTTGGACGAGGCGGGCGACGTGTCGTTCCTCGCCCTCGGTCGGCGGGTCGCCGGGTTGGGGCCGACGATGCCTCCCGGCGTCGCCGCCGTCGCCGTCCGCGCGGACCCGGGCGCGGGTGCCTCGGCGGGCGACGCCGTGCAACTGTGGCGGACGGACGGGGAGGGCGACCCCGAACGCGTCGTCGGCGCGGAACTCCGGGCGACGGCGGACGACGTGGCCACCGTCATCCTCGACGAGTCGGACGCCGAGCGACTGGACCGTGAGGAGGAGTACCGCATCCTCACGCTCCCCTCGGACCCCGGCGCGGAGCACGAGTTCACCTCGCTGCTCAGGAGCGCCGACGAGACGATGGAGCGGGTGACCGTCGAACCGGGCAGCGACCTCGTCGGCGCGACGCTCGGCAACCTGGACGCCACCGTCGTCGCCGTCCGCGCCGGGTCGGAGGCGGTCGACGCCATCCCGGCGCGGGCGCGCGAACTCGCCGCCGGCGACGAACTGTTCATCGTCGCCCGGCCCGAGACGGTCCGCCGCATCTCGCGGTTCGCCGCCGCGCCGGAGGCCGACGACGCCGAGGAGACGCCGGCGTCGACCGCTCCCGACTCCGCGGACGACGACTGA
- a CDS encoding ubiquitin-like small modifier protein 1 has protein sequence MTTVRWRLFADLAEVAGDRKTTVTVDDGATVEDALDALLDGRDGLRVRVFDDGTLAEHVNLLRNGESASLSDAVAEDDELALFPPVSGG, from the coding sequence ATGACGACCGTACGGTGGCGCCTGTTCGCGGACCTCGCGGAAGTCGCCGGCGACCGGAAGACGACGGTGACCGTCGACGACGGCGCGACGGTCGAAGACGCCCTCGACGCCCTCTTGGACGGCCGCGACGGCCTCCGCGTCCGCGTCTTCGACGACGGCACCCTCGCCGAGCACGTCAACCTCCTGCGCAACGGCGAGTCGGCGTCGCTCTCCGATGCGGTCGCCGAGGACGACGAACTCGCGCTGTTCCCGCCGGTCAGCGGCGGCTGA
- a CDS encoding ubiquinol-cytochrome c reductase iron-sulfur subunit encodes MSDKYPDDSGRRRFVKGVVGGATLAGVGATTAAAVNSATMSSGSGGGTTQAMAIENTDGPAPRGMPQIPIEIDSEGYLKGVWPEVKTIEENGVQVQIAETENYNGSGVTYSSEWFQYCGVESYGGLDPEYESDNYFISGGAPGYSWQSEAYSEGDRLHVDDFSDYQTWSNDIGDPGLGKPATGRWRSEDAENVIPIQVIRSERIQEMAQDDPWVQASTQEGFVAWLNKCTHFCCVPGYKQTASSATFGAENRVYCQCHQSVYNPFSLVETLFVARPRPSE; translated from the coding sequence ATGAGCGACAAGTACCCGGACGACTCGGGTCGCCGCCGGTTCGTCAAGGGTGTCGTCGGGGGCGCGACACTCGCCGGCGTCGGCGCGACCACCGCGGCCGCCGTCAACTCAGCAACGATGTCGAGTGGGAGCGGCGGCGGGACAACCCAGGCGATGGCCATCGAGAACACCGACGGGCCCGCGCCGCGCGGCATGCCGCAGATTCCCATCGAAATCGACAGCGAGGGATACCTCAAGGGCGTCTGGCCCGAGGTCAAGACCATCGAGGAGAACGGCGTCCAAGTTCAGATCGCCGAGACGGAGAACTACAACGGCTCCGGCGTGACGTACTCCTCCGAGTGGTTCCAGTACTGCGGCGTCGAGTCCTACGGCGGTCTCGACCCCGAGTACGAGTCGGACAACTACTTCATCTCCGGGGGCGCCCCCGGCTACTCCTGGCAGTCGGAGGCCTACTCCGAGGGCGACCGCCTCCACGTCGACGACTTCTCGGACTACCAGACCTGGTCGAACGACATCGGCGACCCCGGTCTCGGCAAGCCGGCGACCGGCCGCTGGCGGTCCGAAGACGCCGAGAACGTCATTCCCATCCAGGTGATTCGCTCGGAGCGGATTCAGGAGATGGCGCAGGACGACCCGTGGGTGCAGGCGTCGACGCAGGAGGGCTTCGTCGCGTGGCTCAACAAGTGCACGCACTTCTGCTGCGTGCCCGGATACAAGCAGACCGCCAGCTCCGCCACGTTCGGCGCGGAGAACCGGGTCTACTGCCAGTGCCACCAGTCGGTGTACAACCCCTTCAGCCTCGTCGAGACGCTGTTCGTCGCCCGTCCGCGCCCCAGCGAATAA
- the ppc gene encoding phosphoenolpyruvate carboxylase — protein MELHARDVRQDVRELGALLGDVLEEQSSTESFRTVEEMRTAAIDYRKGDTESRERLNRVIDNLDPHGESVVARAFTTYFELINLAEERERVRTIREASQEGDLEDGLVATVESFADGDADPETVQRVLDDVLIEPTFTAHPTEARRKTVKAKLRSIAARIEDMDERRLTDRERQQLWRKVDAEVTSLWQTSQVRGRRPEPQDEARNVQWYLENILFDVVGQVYAEFEDVLADEYPEVDVPKLFEFRSWAGSDRDGNPFVTPEVTEDTLERQRSVVLGKYSDALKRLSGVLSQDGTRVDAGAEFERSLVADRERLPVVAEETEERYPNEPYRQKLKLMRERIRRIEDVRPDGYANHHELLEDLRVIDQSLRNNGAEVVADEYLSPLMRQVDTFGFTLASLDLRDHQENHTEAVHEALSQQGIDYYGRDEAGRTEVLTEAILQEEPLLDLEDTEDLSDTAARVLTRFEKLGEWQKEYGVGAIDTYAISMTEEPSHVLEVLFLADQAGVVSLPDHCGIDVVPLLETESALNGARRIMGTLFENEAYEKVLAARNGVQEIMLGYSDSNKENGYLAANWDLYKNQRRLASICDDFDVKMRLFHGRGGSISRGGGPMNEAMLALPNETVTGQIKFTEQGEAIAEKYANPRIAERNLEQMLNAQVRSRHEAIREPEDHVPDEWADAMDTMATAARAEYRDLLESEGFVSYFGQATPIGVIEDLNLGSRPASRSGERTVEDLRAIPWVFSWTQSRCIITGWYALGTGIQAYLDDGGDVETLREMYEEWPFFRTTLDNSSLALARTDFDIAEHYADLADAELRERFFPRLQDEYETARSIVLDVSGRESLLKRQWLDESLRRRNPYVDPLNLLQTHLLSQTHRTEDEERTLRLTVKGVAAGMKNTG, from the coding sequence ATGGAGTTACATGCCAGAGACGTCAGACAGGACGTCCGGGAACTCGGGGCACTTCTCGGCGACGTCTTGGAAGAACAGTCGTCGACGGAGTCGTTCCGGACGGTCGAGGAGATGCGGACGGCCGCCATCGACTACCGGAAGGGCGACACGGAGTCGCGCGAGCGGCTGAACCGGGTCATCGACAACCTCGACCCTCACGGCGAGAGCGTCGTCGCCCGCGCGTTCACCACCTACTTCGAGCTCATCAACCTCGCGGAGGAGCGCGAACGCGTCCGCACTATCCGGGAGGCGTCCCAAGAGGGCGACCTCGAGGACGGCCTCGTCGCCACCGTGGAGTCGTTCGCGGACGGCGACGCGGACCCCGAGACGGTCCAGCGCGTTCTCGACGACGTGCTCATCGAACCGACGTTCACCGCCCACCCGACGGAGGCGCGTCGGAAGACGGTGAAGGCGAAGCTCCGCTCCATCGCCGCGCGCATCGAAGACATGGACGAACGCCGCCTCACCGACCGCGAGCGGCAACAGCTCTGGCGGAAGGTCGACGCCGAGGTGACGAGCCTCTGGCAGACCTCGCAGGTCCGCGGCCGCCGACCCGAGCCGCAGGACGAGGCGCGCAACGTCCAGTGGTACCTCGAAAACATCCTGTTCGACGTCGTCGGGCAAGTGTACGCCGAGTTCGAGGACGTGCTGGCCGACGAGTACCCCGAAGTCGACGTACCGAAGCTGTTCGAGTTCCGCTCGTGGGCCGGGTCGGACCGCGACGGCAACCCCTTCGTCACGCCGGAGGTGACAGAAGACACGCTCGAACGCCAGCGCTCGGTCGTGCTCGGGAAGTACAGCGACGCCCTCAAGCGCCTCTCGGGCGTGCTCAGCCAGGACGGCACCCGCGTCGACGCCGGCGCGGAGTTCGAGCGCTCGCTCGTCGCCGACCGGGAGCGACTCCCCGTCGTCGCCGAGGAGACGGAGGAGCGCTACCCCAACGAGCCGTACCGCCAGAAGCTGAAGCTGATGCGCGAGCGCATCCGCCGCATCGAGGACGTCCGCCCCGACGGCTACGCGAACCACCACGAACTGCTGGAGGACCTCCGGGTCATCGACCAGAGCCTCCGGAACAACGGCGCGGAAGTCGTCGCCGACGAGTACCTGAGCCCGCTGATGCGGCAGGTCGACACGTTCGGCTTCACGCTGGCGAGCCTGGACCTGCGCGACCACCAGGAGAACCACACCGAGGCGGTCCACGAGGCGCTCTCCCAGCAGGGTATCGACTACTACGGCCGCGACGAGGCGGGCCGCACCGAGGTGCTGACCGAGGCCATCCTGCAGGAGGAACCGCTGCTCGACCTAGAGGACACCGAGGACCTCTCGGACACCGCCGCGCGCGTGCTGACCCGCTTCGAGAAACTCGGGGAGTGGCAGAAGGAGTACGGCGTCGGCGCCATCGACACCTACGCCATCTCGATGACCGAAGAGCCGAGCCACGTGCTCGAAGTGCTCTTCCTGGCCGACCAGGCGGGCGTCGTCTCCCTGCCGGACCACTGCGGCATCGACGTGGTACCCCTCCTCGAAACCGAGTCCGCGCTGAACGGCGCGCGGCGCATCATGGGGACGCTGTTCGAGAACGAGGCGTACGAGAAGGTGCTGGCCGCCCGCAACGGCGTCCAGGAGATAATGCTCGGCTACTCCGACTCGAACAAGGAGAACGGCTACCTCGCCGCCAACTGGGACCTGTACAAGAACCAGCGCCGCCTCGCGTCCATCTGCGACGACTTCGACGTGAAGATGCGCCTGTTCCACGGCCGCGGCGGCTCCATCTCCCGCGGCGGCGGCCCGATGAACGAGGCGATGCTGGCGCTGCCGAACGAGACGGTGACCGGTCAGATCAAGTTCACCGAGCAGGGCGAGGCCATCGCCGAGAAGTACGCCAACCCGCGCATCGCCGAACGCAACCTCGAACAGATGCTGAACGCGCAGGTCCGCTCGCGACACGAGGCCATCAGGGAACCCGAAGACCACGTCCCCGACGAGTGGGCCGACGCGATGGACACGATGGCGACGGCGGCGCGGGCCGAGTACAGGGACCTGTTGGAGTCCGAGGGATTCGTCTCCTACTTCGGGCAGGCGACGCCCATCGGGGTCATCGAGGACCTCAACCTCGGCTCCCGCCCCGCCTCGCGGTCCGGCGAGCGCACCGTCGAGGACCTCCGGGCCATCCCGTGGGTGTTCTCGTGGACGCAGTCGCGCTGTATCATCACCGGCTGGTACGCCCTCGGAACCGGGATTCAGGCCTACCTCGACGACGGCGGCGACGTGGAGACGCTCCGCGAGATGTACGAGGAGTGGCCGTTCTTCCGGACGACGCTCGACAACTCCTCGCTCGCCCTCGCGCGGACGGACTTCGACATCGCCGAGCACTACGCGGACCTCGCGGACGCGGAACTCCGCGAGCGCTTCTTCCCGCGCCTGCAGGACGAGTACGAGACGGCCCGCAGCATCGTCCTCGACGTGAGCGGCCGGGAGTCGCTCCTGAAGCGGCAGTGGCTGGACGAGAGCCTCCGCCGCCGCAACCCGTACGTCGACCCGCTCAACCTGCTGCAGACGCACCTGCTCTCGCAGACGCACCGAACCGAAGACGAGGAGCGGACGCTGCGGCTGACGGTGAAAGGCGTCGCCGCGGGGATGAAGAACACGGGCTGA